A window from Mus caroli chromosome 2, CAROLI_EIJ_v1.1, whole genome shotgun sequence encodes these proteins:
- the LOC110289764 gene encoding olfactory receptor 8K5-like, with protein MGQQNTTSLPGFILMGITQRTELQLPLFGAFFIIYAVTVMGNLGMIILTKLDSRLQTPMYFFIRHLAFIDLGNSTVICPKMLVDFVMDEKNISFYACATQMSFFVLFIISELFILSAMAYDRYVAICNPLLYSVIMSQRLCHVLVGIPYLYSTFQAMLFTSKIFTLTFCGSNIISHFYCDAVYLLPTLCSNAEEIQLLIILFSAMNLISSLLVVLGSYVLILIAICRMHSAEGRRKAFSTCGSHLTVVVVFYGTLLFMYLQPKSIDSLENDKITSVFYTLVIPMLNPLIYSLRNKEVKSAFNRALKKSFKINT; from the coding sequence ATGGGGCAACAGAATACAACATCACTGCCTGGGTTCATCTTGATGGGAATCACACAGCGCACTGAGCTTCAGCTTCCTTTGTTTGGGGCCTTCTTCATCATCTATGCAGTCACAGTCATGGGCAACCTGGGTATGATCATTTTGACCAAACTGGACTCTCGCCTACAAACCCCTATGTACTTTTTCATCAGACACCTGGCTTTTATTGATCTTGGAAATTCCACTGTCATCTGTCCCAAGATGCTGGTGGATTTTGTTATGGatgaaaaaaacatttctttttatgcatGTGCCACACAGatgtcattctttgttttgttcattatCAGTGAACTCTTTATCTTGTCTgcaatggcctatgaccgctatgtggccatctgcaaccCTCTGCTCTACAGTGTGATCATGTCTCAGAGACTTTGCCATGTGCTTGTGGGCATCCCATATCTCTACAGCACCTTCCAGGCTATGCTATTCACCAGTAAAATTTTCACATTAACTTTCTGTGGCTCTAACATCATCAGCCATTTCTACTGTGATGCTGTTTACTTGTTACCTACCTTGTGTTCAAATGCTGAAGAAATACAACTGTTGATCATATTATTTTCAGCAATGAATTTGATCTCCTCTCTTCTGGTAGTCCTTGGATCATATGTCCTGATTCTGATAGCCATATGTCGAATGCATtctgcagaaggcagaagaaaagcTTTCTCTACATGTGGGTCTCATCTGACagtggttgtggtgttttatggTACTCTACTGTTTATGTACTTGCAACCTAAATCTATTGACTCCTTAGAGAATGATAAAATAACTTCTGTGTTTTATACTTTAGTGATCCCCATGCTTAACCCCTTGATATACAGTTTAAGGAACAAAGAGGTAAAAAGTGCTTTCAACAGGGCACTAAAGaagtcatttaaaattaatacttaA
- the LOC110290245 gene encoding olfactory receptor 1009: MADENYTRIKEFIFIGLRYHPNLQVFLFLLFLLFYLVTMTGNLGMIILIRVDSRLHTPMYFFLSHLSFVDICFSSVVAPKMLTDFFADKKAISFLGCVLQQWFFGFFVAIECLLLASMAYDRYVAICNPLLYSVAMSQRLCIQLVIGPYAVGFFNTMTHTTAAFRLPFCGSNIINHFFCDMSPILSLICADIRINKLLVFIVAGAVLIVSSTTIIVSYFHILIAILRIRSAEGRRKAFSTCSSHVTAVSILYGTLFFIYVRPSAISSLDLNKVVSVFYTAVIPMLNPLIYSLRNKEVKSAMGRTVAKAKVFLKN; encoded by the coding sequence ATGGCGGATGAGAACTATACAAGGATCAAAGAATTCATTTTCATTGGCTTGAGATACCACCCTAACCTGCAGGTCTTCCtgttcttgctctttctgcttttttACTTGGTTACTATGACGGGAAACTTAGGTATGATCATTCTCATTCGGGTAGATTCTCGTCTTCACACTCCGATGTACTTTTTCCTCAGCCACCTGTCATTTGTGGACATTTGCTTCTCATCAGTCGTGGCCCCCAAGATGCTCACGGACTTCTTTGCAGATAAAAAAGCTATCTCTTTTCTGGGCTGTGTCTTACAGCAATGGTTCTTTGGGTTCTTTGTGGCCATTGAGTGTCTTCTCTTGGCATCCATGGCCTATGACCGATATGTAGCCATCTGTAACCCCCTGCTGTATTCAGTAGCCATGTCCCAGAGACTCTGCATACAGCTGGTGATCGGACCCTATGCTGTTGGCTTTTTTAACACCATGACTCACACAACAGCTGCTTTCCGACTTCCCTTTTGTGGCTCCAATATTATCAATCATTTCTTCTGTGACATGTCGCCTATCCTTTCCCTCATATGTGCTGACATACGGATCAACAAACTGTTGGTTTTCATCGTGGCAGGTGCTGTATTGATTGTCAGTAGCACCACCATCATAGTCTCCTACTTTCATATCCTCATTGCCATCCTGAGAATCCGCTCAGCTGAAGGTAGGAGGAAAGCCTTCTCTACCTGCTCTTCCCATGTTACAGCAGTTTCTATTTTGTATGGGACTCTCTTCTTTATCTATGTGAGGCCAAGCGCCATTTCTTCTCTGGACCTCAATAAGGTGGTGTCTGTTTTCTACACAGCAGTGATTCCCATGCTTAACCCGctcatctacagcctgaggaataaAGAAGTGAAATCGGCCATGGGCAGGACAGTTGCTAAAGCCAAAGTTTTCCTCAAAAATTAA